The DNA region GGAAACCAGGGAGTGGGTCTGAGCGAGAGAGGCCTCCCTTTCAAGGCATGAATGAGTGCTACACGCGGGGGAAGCTGCGCGGCTGGAATCCACGGGGGATAAGGCAGTGAGGAGCTCCCCTTTCTGACCGCGAATCATTTTCTCTATGTTGTCTTCTGAGGTATACTTTCACTGCTTAACCATTAGAGGAACACAGGCGTGGGACAAGCAGGCCCCTCCAAGGGATCCAGCGGGTCGGGAGCTCCCTTGTCCATCTTGCCTGGGCGGGCTCGACGCTCATTGGATTTAGGAGGTGTCCACCATCTCGTTTCTGCAAATAGACTAAGAGCTGTTGGCCCGCCTCAGAAAGAAGCAGGAACACAGCAGAATTCGTTGTTGCGAAATGGTGAACCTGCGGTTGCAGTGCAGAGTGTTTCCAGAAAGAGCCGCCACAGAGGAGGGTGGACTAAAGATGGCCCCCAGAACTTTCCCACCAAGGGCACTGGCCCTCAAGGATTTTCTGCTCCTCACATTAAAACTGCTCTTTCAAAACAAATTGCCCGTCTTTCAGTCCCCTTAGAACCTCAAGACTGGATGAAATCTCCAAGAAGCCCATCTTTAAATACTTCAAGGTAAGAGCCAGGAAAGCACAAACGTTCAAATTCACTAAATGCTACAAGTTGGTAGGTGGACCTTGGTTCCTACGGGAGTGCGACCCTTCTCATACTACTATACTTAGGCTTCCTCAAACCAATTTCTTCTATCCCCCTTCTTTTGAGAACTGGGGGTTCCAAGTCACTGgaacagtatttttttaatcgtatttttaaattgtagaatataacatatatacataaaagtgataactttccaagtgcaatttagcaagtagttagcaaatttcaaagaatattgtaggttacaattccacagtttcagttatttccttattttgaaatagaacatacatacaaaaaggtaatatttttcaGAGCATGATTTATCAACTAGTAGataaataggaaatttccaaagttattatgagttatagtaccatagtttcagtcatttccttattgtgaaatctaacatatatacataaa from Choloepus didactylus isolate mChoDid1 chromosome 13, mChoDid1.pri, whole genome shotgun sequence includes:
- the LOC119507661 gene encoding uncharacterized protein LOC119507661, translating into MNECYTRGKLRGWNPRGIRQNTGVGQAGPSKGSSGSGAPLSILPGRARRSLDLGGVHHLVSANRLRAVGPPQKEAGTQQNSLLRNGEPAVAVQSVSRKSRHRGGWTKDGPQNFPTKGTGPQGFSAPHIKTALSKQIARLSVPLEPQDWMKSPRSPSLNTSRAAFPAIIQKASADLRSCHHSYWPQHHIRLFPYRKGQQKSRGCIHGCKGLPYIPLDRGSGPMYSTCHQVLHFPQLCNFLGYLNKWFSY